In Mytilus trossulus isolate FHL-02 chromosome 10, PNRI_Mtr1.1.1.hap1, whole genome shotgun sequence, the DNA window ATGGAattgccatttttcaatctttcaagaaccataactcctgaacggtaaaagtcaaaatcgtcatttttgAACTTGAGCttcattttgtcaccagtaacaacatattaaatttgggaagctttggtttAACAGTttatgcgtaaatgcacggacacgactggaaacgtcatttttcaatctttcaagaaccataactcctgaaccataaaagtcaaaatcgtcattcttgaacttgacctttcaatttgttgtcagtaacaacatattaaaattttaaaaactttgaatcaacagttcatgagtaaatgcacagACAACATTTGGTTGCAGCCCGCCCGACCGacgccgtacatccccaaatcaataaccaacatttttgtcatcccgttaaaaattagaaaaatcaccCTCCACATTACCAATTTTTttcacctccccctttttttcaagaaaacatTCTTTCCCTATAGATATGGTcataatctcaattcaaattccCAAAGCAGTTTGCAACCATAAATATCCATTTatgatttaaatacattaaaaaagtataaaaatagaatatgacATATGTAATCATGGCTTATAATAGTAACTTCTAACAATAAATTGATAGCTAATCACCTCAAGACAATatacaacatttctttaaacatattttaaaagtagtgtaagggaggtaatccgaACAAGCTTCTGTACATAAAAATTCCATGATGGTGTGACAAAGTTACTGAGGTCTATAACATTCTCTTATTTTAGACTGAACCTAATTGTTGATGACAAAATCTTTAATTGTTATCTCTTGCTTTAGCCTCCATGGGAAATGAAATTCAACATACCTGTAACTCTATTTCACAAATTTTCAACATGCACAATTATCAGAGATTTATTCctaaatcaatatttctaaaATGATATACATTCCTTATTTTATCTGATACTATTATTACCAAAATATTATTAGATATTAAAAGTTAGGCCTATGcttaggaactattttgttacAAAGATGTAATAAATTCTTGTATATTCTTTCTGACCATTCCCTAAATCAGTGGTTCTATACCTGTACACACCCATAAATGTTTCTTAGATAGACCATTCTTTAATCACATACAAAGCAGTAAGCTAATAAGAAGATATTTATACGGTATATAGATTcctacattgataccagtggattttCTGATTTATCCAATCAAGATAGTTAGATTATCAAAGATAGTTAGATTAtcaatttaactatcgagattggataaatccaaTAATTCACCAGTAAATGTGTAGGAATCTGTCTCtctaattattaaaaaataaattttcattttttgttaaacaaaagtccccttcgagtgccttccACATTTCACAAAGTTTCATGAACACCTGTTTGCATAGTTTGATTCATTGATTTAGCCGATTAAGGTTATGACCCTTATTCTCATCAAATcatcttctgagatcaccacAACCACacgttgaattttttttttatacgagTGCAGAAAGGTATAAATTGTCAAAGAATTAGAGAAAAGTATTACTTACTTGAAAATGAGTCCTCTGGAGGAGAATAAACAAACTGACACTTAAATTTTTCACGTATATGCATTTCTGTGCTGGTAATTTCTGCAAAATATTCTATGTTCTCTTGTCCAAACATACCAGctacaccaaaattttcaatgAGCAATTGCATTATTCTACTGGCTTTTTCCACCCTGGCTGGATTAGTTGCACAGGTATGAAACATACTACCCGCCACACTGCGTGATAATGCCTCTACAGTCATAAAGTTTATGTCACAGTTGTTTATCATTGTAAACCATATTCCATACAAAAGTGAAATCAGATGCTGATGACTTACTTTTAATGATGATATAAACctgtaaaatcataaaagataGTCATATGTAAAAATTCAGCCTAAAACAGGTCAACCAAAGCTCCTCCAATCAAGGACGAAGTTTCACGAAGggttaaaagtttttatattgagGAGTtctatatcaaaatttgaatcttttgtatacaaaaaatattttggatcGTAGGTGGCGGCCAAGGTGTTTCTTAAGCTTTTAGGTCTGACAActgcacaaaatcatcatattttgacaaaatgccTAAAATGGGCTTACTTTGGAAAATATTATGTACTTTTATGAAAAGAACTCATTCATTTAGCATCAATACTTTTGAAATAATTCCATTTACGAACCAAATTGTAACCGTTTCgatgttttatgatattttaggCCATTTTGTGCCACAACCTTTGTTGCACATATAAGCATATACTTCAAATGAGTTATCCGAAGATTTCATAtggtttttttcataaattttgctGATAGCTGAGTAACTCCCTatccttatttgtttttaaataaaatctaataaattttaatcacCTTAGGTTTATGGAAAAGTTATAAAACTGAAAAGAAACAACCATTTTTAAAGTATAGTGAGCAAGCGagaaaaaattgcatatttacAGACTTTAATTATCAATTGGACTATATGGTTATAAATCACAATATTGGAAGTAATAAGACTTAACTTAAATTTTGACTTGTCCAATAAATGTATGGtgcatttattttgataaaattggcTTTAAAGTAAGTTAGcttattttcaagaaaaatagaCATTGAAAAGGTTTTAGTTGCACATTCTTAAGATAAaattcattgtacatgtatatgctttCTTTTATTGTATACATTGTTGGTAACTTTTAGATTTGGACTCTGAGAATGAGCTGTGTATTCCTGTTAAGTAAGTTTGAATGTAAACTAACAGCTCACAATTTGACATAATTCAGTGTTCTTCGCTGGCCCTTAAAGCACTGCTGGCCAGCGAAGTAAATTTTTACTGTGGTGGTAAAGGTCCTACCGGTactgttatttatgttttttgtctgTGGTGCTAAAATTTTCCGTaatcaaaattgtaaattgctaaagttttaaatgacatattataTCTTTTCTGTGCATTATAAAATCACAGGTGAAATTTGACCTGTTCAACCCAAATTGTTAACACCATGTGATTGATGTACCTTATGAGGTGAATCTTGTTGATTGGATTAcagattttctataaaaacatGCAAAACATTGGTATCTTACTTGTGTACAGCTTCATACTGTTCCATTTTATGGCCAATGGCTAAAACATGTAGAAGTGTATGTTCACCTTCAGGACCAAATATACCACCTGGAAGTCTCAGCAAAAATTTCTGTACAAATAGAAATCAAATCAGTTTACTGattgtgtaaatatatatggtcttcaactttgtacttgtttggctttataactaatttgatctgagtgtcactgatgagtcttatgaagacgaaacgtgTGTCTAGCATATTAAAGTATAATCCAGGatcctttgataactaattatagcAGCTATCAGTTAAATAGGTTAAAACCAAAAATCTTCTTTCAATCTCCCAACATGAATTCAAAATTCCTAGCATTTTACACAGGTAGAAATTTCTTGTTGCAGAAACATGTGTATTatgcaataaatatttaatgaaattcaCTGTAAGTAGAGTTATAGTGAATTCAGTGCAAATTACTATACGTTCATTTGAATAATTTACTATTCATATATAGAATATGTTGTGATTTTCACATAAATTATAAGAAGATGTTTTTatcacaaaaattgaaaattgtggTAAGTATATCTAAGTTAATTTAACCctttaatatctataaaatcCCTTTATTAAGGAACACTAGCTATTTGACTCAAAAACTCATGTTTGATTTAGAACatacttaaaaatatatttaaataaattataataataagtctcaaataaacagttaacaaTGCATATACTAGATTATATATATCAGAATTTTGTGTGCATTGTAGTCTAGATGCCATCTAAATATCTATCAAGATGACCCCAAAAACTACTTACGGTCACATAATATGATATgaacatttacataaatataaatagatacaTTGTATGGACCTCCTGCAAATGGATTTTTTCtatgtctgtttgatttcatgttgTAGGTTAATGGGTTAAAAAATTAGTTAATTGTCGAATTTaactgtataagaatgatttttttgatCGAATCAGTCCatatgatttacctttgtttcacttttaatgttgacattcttttcttttaacaatGGAATACACATAAATCATGTCACATGTGTAAACTATCTCTAtctaaggggttaaattgaagtttacAATAATATGGATTCAATGAAGACGAAATAATTCACTTACAagtaaataattcatcatcaaaattaattaggtctttcaacTTTTCTTTGGAGTCTCTATATGAGAGCTATTTCCCTTTTTGTATTTGACATAAGTGATATATGAATGTAACTCATGAAGTGATACAGACCTAGGGTAtcttgatttgaggtccttggtccaaaaaaagaAGCTAGGGGTCAGATTCTAATCTCTTGATTTTTGCTTATTCTCACTTCTctttataaaatcataaaattttggttgaaagggtgtgtaaatgttccagaccatatgagtatttggaccgtacgcatacggtccagacTATACGTATACTTGTATGGTCCAACCATACGCatatggtcggaccgtatgagtatacaTTTACTGTCCAgctgattatacatgttttgggatcatatgggttaaatttaaacaaatattcatcATAATCTGTATTTTTAGTTACACAAATTCTTATTATTACAATGAGATGGATTCAGTAAATAAgcgaacaattgaaattaaatatttgtttaattttatatccGTGAATCCTATTTTGCTACTCTGGCCCAAGGTGAGACTTGGTTCCACAAGGAacgtcatatttgttttacattaacaAGTTTTGTTCATGCATGTTCCTATGACTATgcattttttgtaaagttcctaaatattctaaaactgTTGTCCTCCCACATTATGTTTTCTCCTGATAACTTCAATTACAAGGAGCATAATGGGCTGCAATTATTGAAATATACTGACATGCTAAATACAGGAGATTAACAGATTAAATCAGtgtgattttgttttcaaatagttaaaatattacatttttatttcaattactattgaactttttatatcaatttgagATATAAGATATGTTGATCTGTTATAaacatttgtatctaataaacttgaccaacttcttaaTATTAATCAGACCGTACgtgtacggtccaaatacttgTACGGTCTGGAACATCAACATTAAATGGGAATTTTTTCCcctcttatattaaaaattgtacATTAATTGACATAAATCATCAGCAATGGATATAATCTAGGGTCTTTTAATTTGGGGTCTTCGGTTTAtaaccttgaaattgaggtcaagatCATAGGTAAATTTGatgttctagattttgacctttgctttaaattcatattttcatattcataaaGTAATAAGGCTTTCTGTATTAGGTTGAAAACCATAATACATTAGTATGTATTTCCAACAAGTCCTATGTTAACATTTGATAAAGGCAATCTTGAGTAAGAGAACGGAAACAAAAAATGCAgcgatttttcaatttgtaaaggggcatgaCTCTTGAACAGTATAAGTGACTCCACAAAAATTCACACTTGATCCGTGAaatgtgttttgtggtaataagcattgtgtataagtttcataatatgAAATGTAAAAGAATAATTGTATCAGCTGTGATTGACAGTTACCTTTACAACTGATGCTAATGTatacaaattatagttttgGAAAATAACAGGTTTGCCCTCCGACAATCTCTTTACAATTCTTCTTGTGTCACCAGGATTTCCAGGACGTCTAAATAAGTCTGCAGTAAACATTCCTTCATGTGCTATGTAGACTAAAAGTtcctaaaaaggaaaaaaactaTGGTATACgtcaatgcaaatataaaacaaaccagATATTCTTGCTgaggtcaaaccctgaacagttgaaAAAGTTTGGGCCCATCATTAAGATTAAAACAGAAATTGGACATTAACCTATTTAATATGGTCCAATGTCTTAAATCCAAGTACATAATGCTAGAattagcatatcaaagaacctcaagaattcaatttttgatgaaatacttCTTAGTAAACCCCCTTatgttcaaaagaaaataatgtaaatCTAAAATTAGATATGATTTAACCCTATGTATTTGTACACAcccttcaaaattttgaatgcaGTAATTTCATTGACAGATGAGAAAGTATCAAGAATTGATAGTTGAATTAATTTTGTCAGATCcttgaaaaaatgttgaaagcAAAGTGTGGACATGATAGAATCCATATCTGGAccaaaatgataacaaaaatgaCCAATACTTACAACTAGTGAAACAGGTATATATCCATTCTTTAAAGCAATGTGCAGTGGAACTCCAAACTTTAATCTgtaatcaaaaataattaatcaacAGTTGTGACTAGAGCATATAAGCTTGTCACAagcaattgttttaaaataaatgaggACTGTGTCCAGAAGCCTCCATGGGACACATAtacatcatctgtgtcccatggaggCGTCTGGACACTTTCATATAATGTTCTAAAAGGACATAAATCAAGTATTGTAAAAGGGACACAacccaaatttgtactttaacTGAGTTTTGTGGTACATAGTAAGCATTGTACATGTGTTtatgtttcataatatttggttgagacaaactAAAGAACAACAACTAAAAgaaagcatttttttcatttttaataggGCATAACTTTAGAACAGTGATAGTGATGCCACATTTGGGTgaagcaaactaaagttagagaacagaaacgaatAATCAAGCAATTTTTCCATGCGTAAAGGGGCATCACTCTAGAGCGATAAAAGTGACAACACCGATATTCAAAatcgatctgtgttttgtggtaataagcattaagCATATCTTAAACTGTTactcataacatttggttgaggcaaaattaagtaagagaacggaaaccaaatttccttttgtatcttttgccTCTTTCTACAACCTGCATCATATCATGTATAAGATACTGCACTCTAAAAATCTTtaactgttaattcagaaattattgtgtgcactTATCATTGGGATTTATTATGAAATGAACAAAATTTCAAGATTGATTATTGTAATTTCAGAGTATTTGATTAGTGATTGTTCACCAAGTTGACATCTGtaatctatttttcatttttttattgtgcaAACAACAGTTCATCAAAGACATGACACAGCATTATAATGTTAAACATGACACAGCATTATAATGTTAGACATGATACAGCATTATAATGTTAGACATGACACAGCATTATAATGTTAGACATGACACAGCATTATAATGTTAGACATGACACAGCATTATAATGTTAGACATGACACAGCATTATAATGTTAAACATGACACAGCATTATAATGTTAGACATGACACAGCATTATAATGTTAGACATGACACAGCATTATAATGTTAAACATGACACAGCATTATAATGTTAGACATGACACAGCATTATAATGTTAGAGGTCAATAAGTAACTtggtaactacaatccccttccctttcataaatgagacctaccgaattagtctatttactggatttgttataaaatgagcaacacgacccacatgtggaacaggatctgcttacccttcaaaTCAAGAGCATCagagatcaccccagttttttgtggtgttcgtgttgcttttttagttttctatgttgagtcatgtttactattgtttgtctggttgtcgctttcatttttagcaattgtgttgtcagtttattttcaatttcagagtttgactgtccctctagtatctttcgtccctcttgaATGTTGCATACTAATAATTGTCTTACAACAAAGTCCTGGggagaaaatttaaaataacctTGTTAGCATCAAACCTACTTTTGACGACGCATGGCCTCTGTACTCCTATCAGATACACAACCTCCAAACACATTCCGAAACATGGCCATTTTACTCCATCACCATTTTGTTAATATCAAGTTCCACATTTTTCCATgactgaaaattttaaacctttgCCAGCTAAATCCTTATAAATCTgtaatcaaataaaaagaaaagcatGTAAAATTGACAGAGGAAATTGACTTTTATCACAGACAGTTATCCTGGTTGTCAGACACATTTTATGTACATGTggtagataccctaatgatgattatggccaagtttggttaaatcaGTCTAATTGCATTTAGAGAATATTCTTGTAATAGATTATAACCAGTTGCTTCGCAGGGCGCAGAActatacgaccgcagatgtagAACCCTGAACAGATGGGACAGGTATGGACACAACTTTTATGTTTGATACAGCTTTAAatgtggattgtgattaaattgttgacacaacataggtttatgtcacattatgatttggaccctttggaccttaatatagaccaatttgaaaactggaccaaaaattaagaatctacatacatttggaatatcaaagaaccccatttattcaatttttgatgaaatcaaacaaattttaattttggaccccaattggaccaacttgaaaactgggccaataatttaaaatctaagtacatttttagattcagcatatcaacgaaccccaaggattcaattttggtcaaaatcaaacaaagtttaagtttggaccctttggaccttaatgtaaaccaatttgaaaatgggaccaaaaattaagaatctacatacacagttagattcggcatatcaaagaaccctaattattcaatttttgatgaaatcaaacaaagtttaattttggaccctttgggccccaaattcctaaactgttgggaccaaaactcccaaaatcaataccaaccttctatttatggtcataaaccttgtgtttaaatttcatagatttctattcacttaaactaaagttattgtgcaaaaaccaagaataatgcttattttggcccttttttggcccctaattcctaaactgttaggaccaaaactcccaaaatcaatcccaaccttccttttgtggtcataaaccttgtgtcaaaatttcatagatttctatttacttcaactaaagttactgtgcgaaaaccaagaaaaggcttatttgggccctttttggcccctaattcctaaaatgttgggatcaaaactcccaaaatcaatcccaaccttccttttcataaatcataaataagtgttccgtgaaaattgttgtcgaaaatctaattcgttcataattctttaaagtaataaacattattcaaataaattcggatcttccctcatctgatcactagcatggctaaaggtattactctcAAAGGTAATGTGAGGGGTGTGAGGTGAcgcgtccaggtattcaagcgatttcctgtcaggcttgcaagttcatgcatcgtttcacttctgtaggtattgatcagtgtacacgaccgataacttataactttacattttgaactatcaggtgcatgtataatatacatctctgtcttgcgtgtccgaaagtgatataatacACTAGTCATTATATacttaactcatacgcttgtttataaataacatttctgatgtaaagaatattatttataaaaaaaaaaattgaagaaaaaaaatctatttacatattttttccaagggttaatttgggaaaatgtaatatattctctttgtcaatagtaaaggacagattggaacataccagaaatattgatttaaaaaaatttgtagggttccgtggaacccagtgtctcgcctacttttgctgtaaatggcaggctcaacaaaaatgagggaaaaaatcaataaaaatattcctcttgatacaatcttttgattgtaagaagcttctgtccaagctTGGTAAAAATACAGCatagtttatgaatcttatcaatgctttaaaaactttaactgcagactttaCACGTACGTTCTGtttactatcttatgatcataaacaagcttctgtccaattttggtacaaacccaggatagttttaagttagttattaaaattttaaaaactttaaccacagagtgaatgtaatgtttccctgcagaaaaactaagtccattcaaatgtaaaatatggaaaaaatggaattatttttttacaaaatttacttctggatactatcttatgatcataatcaagcttctgtccaagtttggtacaaacccaggatagtttaagaaagttattaaaattttaaaaacttgaaccacagatgaaaatgcaatgttttcccgcagaaaaaactaagtccatttacaagtaaaatattgaaaaaatggatttttttttttacaaaatttacttttggatactatcttataatcataaacaagcttctgtccaagtttggtagaaatccagtatagtttaagaaagttattaaaatttcaaaaactttaaccacagagtgaatatttgtggacgccgccgccgacggaatgtaggatagcttagtctcgctttttcaactaaagtcgaaggctcgacaaaaatgtatgcACTTGTCGACAATTCGTTATACGCCTGGGTAGAAAGTTGGGGAAGaacgcaatttaaaatatatacttgtatacattgaacataagcaAGAAACATACTTTTTGTGTAAAgtggggtaaaagttttgtaaatagactagttcAGGTATATACCAACGAATTCGAAAGattattgtataccaaaagaagaagaagaaaagaaacaatttgatttaaatagaGATCCATatataacttgctttggttcatcgaagttatgaacatagtaaaatcatagatttatatatcatttagattgttctcgaataaaggaagaaattcgtcatcatcacaattgttccgacattcatgtaatatatatgcaactgaacgtacactaataatccccgagggatgtaaatattttcttggaaaactattgaatattaaagtttcaaatcattttcgggatttattttttttcttgatattcaatgacagcaatttaaagaataaacggCTTGTCCACTTtaggggtattcttgccagatgaacagacttataatttacatttaaaaataggagaagatgaaattaaatttgttgtcttttgtttttaaacatcgttggtcaaatagttatttAAGTATAATTATACGTTGTGAGACGAAGATTGTTTTAATAAGGATGTTCCCGATTGTGAATAAAAttggttgacgtttttcacacttgaaaataatatctattcgtaatttttcgatTCCATTCCAAGAAGATCCTTACATTTcctgtcaattttttaaaatctcTTATAGCAAACCCTATCTTAGTTTTCCacagattcacctgcaagttacctgtcgatttaaacttttgtaagttctattgtccaatctaacaaatacaacaggtattgttctctgtatcGTTTATTTGATGGGACCTTTAAGTTTCTTgcaagagaaatctatcactcactGATTAATTTAgctgaacaaaaaattgaactgttaatgatggaaatacatgtacaaataagtaattataaaactgcatgtgatgttgtatttattcaatcaagaacacattttcaatttgtttgatataaacactgatttaaaaattaaaagttgatttctgatcaaatttcaacattttaccttttaaaatttgctattttttagtctgttcacaaataaaaacttgaaatgataatgtttaaataaaggtCTTCATAAATGTATTCTTTATAACTGAAGAACGACGAAAAACATGCCGATTCtttgaaacataaatgcatgtagaagttaaattttttttagaaataaactttttatgattaaatccagagatgggtccgattactttcaatgtaattgattaaattacaatgaCTTTGTCAATTgtacgattaaattaaattaatgattacatcatttctgaaagtatctgattaaattaatgattacattggcaaagtaatcatgattacatctgattaaaatgaataaataaaattacatttttgatgtcaatgaataaatgtttaatatagctagtatatagatataggaagatgtggtgtgagcgccaatgagacaactcttcatccaaattacaataataaagGTATAGCAGTTttgaaaaaggattttttttaattattataaaatggtaacttcaattttcatcaataatataaaccacaaaagttcaatgtatatatacatgtacatgcacatTGTGTCATTGGTTATGACCTATCACAATTTATCGCCAATGGTCTCTGAATAATTCTGACtgaaataatgaataaagtttttatgaattatttgctGTAACTTGTCTTCTGATCTCTTCAAGACTGTATGTGTATTACAAGGTGCAATTTATGGAAgttaaaatatgaatgaaataaagttacCAGTTAAAAACTATGCAAAATTTTTAATAGAATTGTTACATCATATAGTAAACAAATTATAAGTACTTAAAtcattgcattttacatgtcCAGTCCAAATCCATaccaaaatttgtttattttgaacatgtttttccaacttttatttaatttgtgctaatcaaataaattttatccTATATCATGTGTATTGCCCTACAGCTATGCTCAATTGGtaattgcaataaaacaaaccttaattggtctcctacctgtcaattcaaagttgacaaaaatcacaattttaacaaaagaatATAATTCAGGGTTTATAATGAAAAGTATTACTTGAATGtaacagttattatcaaatgtatatgaGTACATCTGTAATTTgtgaatatatgtacaatatcttttttcaaaggccagagacatataattgtagTATATGTCTTTGCTTTGGCTAATGATGAATTTTCAATactgaaacattttatttttttgctgaaGTATGCAAATCAATAAGCATGCTTTAAGTaaacaaaaagaatatttaccaaattgaataatgaaaaaatcatttattgacattaacacagttttagatttttttcattgtaatcagaatgtaatcaaaatgtaatcaggattacaggctattttgaaaagtaattgattaaattaaattacatgtaatcagatttGAGGCTGATTAATACTTACACTGAttactttgaaaattgtaatcaattacaattacaattaccccaacTCTGATTAAAT includes these proteins:
- the LOC134686957 gene encoding uncharacterized protein LOC134686957, with protein sequence MAMFRNVFGGCVSDRSTEAMRRQKLKFGVPLHIALKNGYIPVSLVELLVYIAHEGMFTADLFRRPGNPGDTRRIVKRLSEGKPVIFQNYNLYTLASVVKKFLLRLPGGIFGPEGEHTLLHVLAIGHKMEQYEAVHKFISSLKVSHQHLISLLYGIWFTMINNCDINFMTVEALSRSVAGSMFHTCATNPARVEKASRIMQLLIENFGVAGMFGQENIEYFAEITSTEMHIREKFKCQFVYSPPEDSFSTILEDGFNEMSQMHSSREHVHEQDDDVKMSESGSPEMVRYIGMKSMARLHAVSTISAPEVSLVPSPGLINKRPKSFEDNLNETAEIQSSRPSISRFNSVKRKQLERLRHRSDWFLGPNSCTTLEQSQQQELISVGNEHQVLQAKSSGNSVTKASSEGTGLDLHSDNDSVFSESSRSESPASEPARSQSVRIIRDIIHSDTLEDVQMSETGEIRNEDMAVGDSDICYFVVEHKYGDTT